DNA from Mycolicibacterium alvei:
CGACCCCCTCCTCAATGTGTTCGCGGCCCTGCTCGCACTCGAAGGCACCACCGCTCCAGATCCTGTGGCGGCACGACTGGCAGGCGCCGTTGGCGATCTGACGATCATCGACTTCTTGCCCGGTGAGCTGAACAAGATCGCGCAGCACCCACTCGCCACGATCTCTGCGCCGATCTTCGATGCGCACGGCCACGTTGTGATGTCGGTGTCCGCACAGCCGTACGAACAGCTCACTGTCGAGGAGATGCGGGACGTCGGCGCCAGAGTTGTCGAGTTTGCCGAACATGCCAGTTCGCTCGTCGCGCAACACGCACCGGCCACCCAAGGCGCACCAGCCAGCACACAACCAGGCAAGAACGTGACAGCCGACACATAGTTGTGATAGGCATATGACTAATAGTCATATGCCACACCGGTATGTGACTCCTTCAGTGGAGGTCCCTCATGACAATGGCTGTGGAGAAGCCGGGCGAGACGCCCAGCGCCGTCATCGACCGGGTTTCCCTGGTTCTCGATGCTTTCGAGGGATCCGGCCGACTGACGTTGGCCGAGATCGTGCGCCGGACCGGTCTGCCACGATCGTCGGCCCACCGACTCCTCGAGCGCCTGGTTCACCTGCGTTGGCTTCGGCGCGACGGCCGCGACTACGAGTTGGGCATGCGACTCGTCGAATTGGGATCACTGGCGTTGCACCAGGACCGCATCCATCGTGCCGCGATTCCCTTGCTGCGAGATCTGCACCGGGCCACCGGGCTGGTGGTCCATCTGGCTGTCCTGGATGGCTCCGACGTGGTGTATCTGGAGAAAATCGGCGGCCAGATGGTGGCAGCCATCCCCACGCGGATCGGAGGACGCCAGCCAGCACACTGTACGGCGGTCGGCAAGGCGATCCTGGCCGACAACCAACCGGCCGACATCGACCTGACCTCAGGCCGGACGCGATTCTCGATCTCCAACGAACGCCAACTCGCCGCCGAACTGGCGAAAGTCCGCGCCCACGGCGTCGCATTCGAACGCGAAGAATCGTTGGTCGGGTTCGGCTGTGTGGCCGCCCCGATCGGGCCCGCCGGGGCTGCGGTCGCCGCGGTTTCGGTGTGCGGCCCCATGAACCGGATGGCTTTCGACCAGCGACTGGCGGCGCCGGTACGCATGACGGCTATGGGCATCTGGCGCAATGCCCAAGACGGTCCGGGTCGGGTCGCCCCTACCCTGCAGCCCATTCGGCCGTTGCGCGTCGGCAACACCGCCGCCCCTCGCTCCACGGCCACCCTGCTTCCGGCGTGACCCTCGACTCTCAGATCGCGGGTTTGATCGAGGCGCTCGATTCAGGTTTTCCGCCGGTACACACGATGACGGGCGCACAAGCCCGCGCCGAGATCCGTGCGCGCTTCGTCGCGAACCCTCAGCCCGAGCCGGTGGCCTCCGTTGTCGACCACCGGGTGCCGATCGACAACGGGTCCATCGACGTCCGGGTGTACCGTCCCGACGCAGCCGGACCGCTGCCCCTACTGGTGTACGCCCACGGCGGCGGATTCGTATTCTGCGATCTCGACAGCCACGACGGGTTGTGCCGCAACCTGGCCAACCTCATTCCGGCCGTGGTGGTTTCGGTCGCATACCGATTGGCTCCCGAGCACCGGTGGCCGACCGCAGCCGAAGACTTCTACGCCGCGATCTGCTGGGCAGCCGAACATGCCCTCGAGTTCGGCGCCGACCCGGCCCGCATCGCGGTAGGCGGCGACAGCGCAGGCGGCAACCTCGCCGCGGTGACCACGCTGATAGCCCGGGACCGCGGTGGCCCGGACCTTGCGGCACAACTCCTGCTGTACCCGGTGATCGCCGCAGATTTCGATACCGACTCCTACCGACTGTTCGGCCGGGGCTTCTACAATCCGCGCCCGGCACTGCAGTGGTACTGGGACCAGTACGTCCCCCAGTTCGGAGACCGGCAAAGCCCTTACGCCTCACCGTTACACGGCGACCTCGGTGGTTTACCGCCGGCCGTCGTGGTTCTCGCCGGCCACGATCCCCTGCGCGACGAGGGCATCGCCTATGCCGACGCCCTGGAGGCGGCAGGAGTGCCAATTACCCGGTGCGCCTTCGACGGTGGCATTCACGGTTTCATGACGATGCCGATGCTCGACATCGCTCACCAGGCGAGGCGACAGGCCGCCCACGCCCTAGGTGACCTGCTCGGTCCCTAGCACGGCTCCGTAGCGCTGCTCGGGATCGAGCACACAGTGGGTGCGGCTGAACACCGTCACCATGCACTTGTTGTTGTGGTTGCAGCGGCTGTGTGAGGCCGGTTCGGCGATCATGGTCCTGACCCGGTCCGGTTCACGCAGCAAGGCCCGCCCCATGGCCAGGAAATCGAATCCCTCTCGCATGCCCGTCTCGAGGTGTTCGCGATCGGTGATGCCGCCCAGCAGGATCAGTTTGGTATTGCGCATGATCGGCACGAACTGCCTTGCGGCCTCCAACATGTAGAGGTCCCGATACGGGTAGACGCCCATCGTCTGCTTGCCGACCAGCCGGACGGCCGGCCGCAACGCCGGCGGCATCACCTTCGCAAATTCCTTGACGGGGACGTCACCACGGAACAGGTACATGGGTTTGTAGACCGATGAACCCTGAGTGAGTTCGATCGCGTCGAGGTTGGCGTCGGCGTCGAGGAGTTGGGCGGTCCGCAGCGCCTCGTCGATCCAGATGCTGCCCGGGAGACCGTCGTCCATGTCCAGCTTGGCGATCACCGCGATCTGATCACCCACCACCTCGCGCACCCGCGTTGCGATCTCCCGCACGAACCGCGATCGGTTGTCGATATCGCCGCCGTACTCGTCTTTGCGACGGTTGATCAGCGGACTCAGAAACGAGCTGGGCAGATATAGATGTCCGAAGTGCAGTTCCACGGCGTCGAATCCAGCATCGACCGCCACCTGGGCGGCGTCGCCGAACTGATCGATCACCCTCGCGATCTCCGCCCGCGTGATCTCGCGGCAATAGGCGAAGGAGGTCGGGTTGACGAATCGGCTCGGCGCCACGGCGGTGACGCCGGTCAGCTTCTTCTGCGCCACTACCCCGGCGTGTCCGAGTTGCGCTGAGATGGCCGCTCCCGCACCGTGCACCACGTCGGCGAGCCGGTGCAGGCCTGGCAGCGCCTTACTGTCCATGACGATCTGGCCAGGCGCGCTCGCACCTTGGGGAGACACACAGCAGTAGGCGACCGTCGTCATGCCGACCCCGCCCTCGGCGAAGCTGCGATGGAAGTCGATGAGGTCGTCGGTTACCAGTCCGTCGGGTGAGCGGCCTTCCGACGTGGCTGCTTTGATCACGCGGTTACGCAGCGTCACTGGACCCAGTTGAGCCGGGCTGAACGGATCGGTCATCGCCCCACGATCGCGCCGACACCCCTCGTCGTCAACGGTGGTATCCCGATGGCCGGGAACGCTGTGCCTCCATCAATGCGGGCGATCGTAATCTCGGTTCATGGCCGAGGTTTTCGTTATCGACAGGGTTGTCACCAAGCCTGGCTGCGCCCAGAAGTTCATCGACGCCTACCTGGCCGGATACGCCCCGGGTGCCCGTGAACGCGGTATGAGCCTGCGCGATGTCCTGGTCAGCCCGCCCATCTGGTTCGACGACCGATCCAATGTGGTCACCATTACCTGGACGCTGCCCAGCCCCCAGGCCTGGTGGCAGATGACCTGGCAGGGCAGGCCCGACCCGGCCGTTGCGCGGTGGTGGGACAGCATCACCGATCTGGTGGTGGAACGCACTCGCAATGTCGCGGCGGCGCCCGAGGCCGTCGATGCCCCTGCCACACCCGCTCCGACCGACCCATCGACCTGTGCATCCACATTCGGGGTCACCCGCCTGGTCGACGTCGACGAGTCCGAGCGCGGCCGCGTCCTGGACGCCCTGCGTGCCGCGGCCGAACGCAGCGGAGCGTTGCGGGCGTTGGTAGAGCCGACACTGCCGGGTTCACGCAATGGTGGCGACATCCTGGTCCATCTGCGGTTTGCGAACGAAGCTGACTGGGAGAAGAGCGATTTCGACGAGGCGCTGACGGACCCGGCGATCTCGCGCGTCAATGGAGTGACCTACCAGGGAGCTCCGATCCGCCGCAGCAGTGGCACCGTGTACCGCGCACTTCTGCTGCGTGTACCCCCCGAGGTGGAGGCCGAGACCATCGCAGCATTCGAGAGTGAACTGTCGATGATGCCCCGATACGTCCCCACCATCACCGCGTGGCAGCTCAGCAGGGTCGAGCAGACCATCGGCACCAGCGAATGGACCCACGTCTTCGAACAGGAATTCACCGACGTCGACGGACTGATGGGCCCCTACCTCATGCATCCGATCCACTGGGCGGTGGTCGACCGCTGGTTCGATCCCGAGACCACCGACATCATCGTCCGCGACCGGGTATGCCACAGCTTCTGTGAGCGACCCAGCCCCGTGCTCTCCTGAGCCGCTTGCCTAGTTCAGAGTGGGCGGCGGTTGTGGTTGGAAGGGTTGGTACCACCACCAGTCTGCGCGTTCCCCGGTCGGTCCGCGGTAGGGCGGGACGTCGGGTGGCCGCGAAGTTGGCGGGCGGGCCAGTGATCCGCCGCGCAGTGTGCGGCCGCGGTCATCGGTCACGACGAGCTTGTGAGCGGTACCGCTGATGGTGATGCCGCCCCGGTGATGCAGGCGGTGATGATAAGGGCACACCAGCACAAGGTTGTCGAGTTCGGTGGGACCGCCGTCTTCCCAGTGCCGGACGTGATGGGCATGTAGGCCGCGGGTGGCCCCACACCCGGGAACGACGCAGCAGCGGTCGCGATGCTCCAATGCCCGACGCAGGCGTCGACTGATGGTCCGTGTCGTACGGCCCACGCCTATCGGCTGGCCATGCCGTTCTAACCACACCTCGCATGTTGCATCGCAGAGCAGGTATTGGCGCTCCTCATCGGTCAGCAGGGGACCCAGATGCAGTGAGGCGAATGGCTTGTCGGCATTCGCATGCACGATGACGTTGGTGTGCTGCCCGTGCGGGCGGCGGGCCACGCCGGAGTCCCAGCCGGCCTCGACCAGGCTCATGAACGCGTCGGCGTTGGTCGGGAACGGCGGGGCCTGAACCGAGGCCGCCGCACCGGTGTCCTCGTCGATGTCGTGGTCATGTTTCCAGTCGGCGACCAGCGCATCCCGGTGCGATGCATGGGCGGCTTCGAACTTCGCCGCCTCCACTCGTGGTAACACGATCTTGTAGGTGGTGTACCCGTCACCCTCGATTCGAGTGAACGACCGCTGCGGTTCGGGTTTCGGTTCGGGTTCGGGACGTGGTTCGAGCTTGACCGCGGTACGCAGTTGGCTGACTGTCGCGCTGGCCGCGAGTTCGGCGTAGTGCGCATCGGATCCGTCGGCGGCTTTCTCGGCGATGACCCCGACCTGATCCAGCGACAGCCGGCCCTCGCGCATCCCTTGCACGCAGCGGGGGAACTCCTCGAGCCGACGCGCGACGGCGACGATGGTCTCGGCGTTGCGTGGGGTCACCCCAGCTTTCCAGGCCACCACTGCCGGAATCGAGCGGGCGCCGGTGGCGCCGCACAGCTCGTCGCGTTCCAGTTCGGCGACAATCTCCACCAAGCGCGCATCGATCGCGTTGCGTTGACCGCACAGCTCGGCCACCTCGTCGAACAACACCTCCAGGCGCTCACCGGGCGACACCCGGGCGTCCAAAGAGGTTGCTGCCGAAGACATGACACCATCATCGCACCGACCACCGACAGGAATTGAGGGCCGACTCAAACCCCCGCGGGCAGGATGTTCGGATTCGCCGCGGCCGGCGGCTGCAACGGCGGCAGTACCGTGGAACCGTCGAGTGAGTGCACCGGAAGTTGTTGTGACCACGGATAGTGCAGGCTGAACGCCACCAGACCGGTCCGCTCCGCGGCGGGCAGGTGACACATCGCCAGTACCGTTTCGGCCAGGTATTCGACCGGTTCGGTCGGAAAGCTGTCCGGAATCAGCGACGCCGCACCAGGCGTACGCACGGCCGTCGACGGTCCGACGCAGTTCACTGCGATGTCGGCATCCA
Protein-coding regions in this window:
- a CDS encoding IclR family transcriptional regulator; amino-acid sequence: MGMAACISELRDGSLAVIESAAPGATRPPVQAGVRLPFVAPFGREFVAWAPAAVGDEWMAAAGPVNDVFRARVPKVLKEIQKRGYGIERLSDPLLNVFAALLALEGTTAPDPVAARLAGAVGDLTIIDFLPGELNKIAQHPLATISAPIFDAHGHVVMSVSAQPYEQLTVEEMRDVGARVVEFAEHASSLVAQHAPATQGAPASTQPGKNVTADT
- a CDS encoding IclR family transcriptional regulator — its product is MTMAVEKPGETPSAVIDRVSLVLDAFEGSGRLTLAEIVRRTGLPRSSAHRLLERLVHLRWLRRDGRDYELGMRLVELGSLALHQDRIHRAAIPLLRDLHRATGLVVHLAVLDGSDVVYLEKIGGQMVAAIPTRIGGRQPAHCTAVGKAILADNQPADIDLTSGRTRFSISNERQLAAELAKVRAHGVAFEREESLVGFGCVAAPIGPAGAAVAAVSVCGPMNRMAFDQRLAAPVRMTAMGIWRNAQDGPGRVAPTLQPIRPLRVGNTAAPRSTATLLPA
- a CDS encoding alpha/beta hydrolase, translated to MTLDSQIAGLIEALDSGFPPVHTMTGAQARAEIRARFVANPQPEPVASVVDHRVPIDNGSIDVRVYRPDAAGPLPLLVYAHGGGFVFCDLDSHDGLCRNLANLIPAVVVSVAYRLAPEHRWPTAAEDFYAAICWAAEHALEFGADPARIAVGGDSAGGNLAAVTTLIARDRGGPDLAAQLLLYPVIAADFDTDSYRLFGRGFYNPRPALQWYWDQYVPQFGDRQSPYASPLHGDLGGLPPAVVVLAGHDPLRDEGIAYADALEAAGVPITRCAFDGGIHGFMTMPMLDIAHQARRQAAHALGDLLGP
- a CDS encoding NADH:flavin oxidoreductase, whose product is MTDPFSPAQLGPVTLRNRVIKAATSEGRSPDGLVTDDLIDFHRSFAEGGVGMTTVAYCCVSPQGASAPGQIVMDSKALPGLHRLADVVHGAGAAISAQLGHAGVVAQKKLTGVTAVAPSRFVNPTSFAYCREITRAEIARVIDQFGDAAQVAVDAGFDAVELHFGHLYLPSSFLSPLINRRKDEYGGDIDNRSRFVREIATRVREVVGDQIAVIAKLDMDDGLPGSIWIDEALRTAQLLDADANLDAIELTQGSSVYKPMYLFRGDVPVKEFAKVMPPALRPAVRLVGKQTMGVYPYRDLYMLEAARQFVPIMRNTKLILLGGITDREHLETGMREGFDFLAMGRALLREPDRVRTMIAEPASHSRCNHNNKCMVTVFSRTHCVLDPEQRYGAVLGTEQVT
- a CDS encoding Dabb family protein, whose amino-acid sequence is MVDVDESERGRVLDALRAAAERSGALRALVEPTLPGSRNGGDILVHLRFANEADWEKSDFDEALTDPAISRVNGVTYQGAPIRRSSGTVYRALLLRVPPEVEAETIAAFESELSMMPRYVPTITAWQLSRVEQTIGTSEWTHVFEQEFTDVDGLMGPYLMHPIHWAVVDRWFDPETTDIIVRDRVCHSFCERPSPVLS
- a CDS encoding HNH endonuclease signature motif containing protein; protein product: MSSAATSLDARVSPGERLEVLFDEVAELCGQRNAIDARLVEIVAELERDELCGATGARSIPAVVAWKAGVTPRNAETIVAVARRLEEFPRCVQGMREGRLSLDQVGVIAEKAADGSDAHYAELAASATVSQLRTAVKLEPRPEPEPKPEPQRSFTRIEGDGYTTYKIVLPRVEAAKFEAAHASHRDALVADWKHDHDIDEDTGAAASVQAPPFPTNADAFMSLVEAGWDSGVARRPHGQHTNVIVHANADKPFASLHLGPLLTDEERQYLLCDATCEVWLERHGQPIGVGRTTRTISRRLRRALEHRDRCCVVPGCGATRGLHAHHVRHWEDGGPTELDNLVLVCPYHHRLHHRGGITISGTAHKLVVTDDRGRTLRGGSLARPPTSRPPDVPPYRGPTGERADWWWYQPFQPQPPPTLN